In Desulfomonile tiedjei DSM 6799, a genomic segment contains:
- a CDS encoding sensor histidine kinase, with the protein MTTKTIFPGQANYLDAFIKTAQYLARLTIHQDVWSETSKLLVNFWGADLGGFGDRRSNGEIAVCHWTFSTELRERMDLAAEVNEEIAEVLDSGFLSWRFVSSTPEPLVIAFLPISLENQVTRVLLVGHRSSGLFPKDLLNIYLALAGLVGTTAERLASEAELRKHRQHLEELVRERTARLTKANEQLQSEIIHRHRAEEALQKAHDELEVRVQKRTAELENAKEAVATERQKLFDILETMPVMVCLLKPDYQVAFANRGSREKFGEDRGRRCFDYRFGRKEPCEFCESFNVLKTGEPHHWEFIGPEGSIMDAYDFPFVDTDGSVLVLEVNIDITERKRVEDALKQTLAELSRSNEDLQQFAYVASHDLQEPLRTVASALQLFEKKHRGKFDKDSDQLIDFAVDGARRMRALIQDLLAYSRLNTRGQAFGPVDMKEVLNQSIKNLRSLIEEKGAEITCNHMPILMGDPIQLIQLLQNLIGNALKFGPAISPKVHVSAQQNGNEWIFSVKDNGIGIQQKYFERIFVIFQQLSKKGPFHGTGIGLAVVKKIVERHHGRVWVESEVGTGSTFYFTIPDRMER; encoded by the coding sequence GTGACGACGAAAACCATATTTCCCGGACAAGCGAATTATCTGGATGCCTTCATCAAGACTGCCCAGTATCTCGCTCGTTTGACGATCCATCAGGATGTGTGGAGCGAGACGAGCAAACTTCTGGTCAATTTTTGGGGCGCGGATCTGGGCGGTTTCGGAGACCGCCGCTCAAACGGGGAAATAGCAGTTTGCCATTGGACGTTCTCCACTGAACTTCGCGAAAGAATGGACCTTGCAGCAGAGGTGAACGAAGAAATCGCCGAGGTCCTTGACAGTGGTTTCCTTAGCTGGCGATTCGTTTCGTCAACACCGGAACCCCTTGTAATAGCCTTTTTGCCCATCTCCCTGGAAAACCAGGTCACGAGAGTGTTGCTTGTGGGGCATAGGTCCTCCGGGTTATTTCCGAAGGATCTGCTCAATATCTACTTGGCTCTCGCCGGTCTTGTGGGAACGACAGCCGAGCGCCTGGCATCGGAAGCGGAACTCAGGAAACACCGCCAGCACCTCGAAGAGTTGGTCCGAGAACGCACTGCCAGATTGACAAAGGCCAACGAACAACTCCAGAGCGAGATCATCCATCGGCATCGGGCAGAGGAGGCACTCCAAAAAGCCCATGACGAATTGGAGGTTCGAGTTCAGAAGCGGACTGCGGAACTGGAGAACGCGAAGGAAGCTGTAGCGACCGAGCGGCAAAAATTATTCGACATCCTGGAAACGATGCCTGTCATGGTGTGCCTGTTGAAACCGGATTATCAAGTCGCGTTTGCCAACCGCGGTTCCCGTGAGAAATTCGGCGAGGATCGCGGACGTCGGTGCTTTGATTATCGTTTTGGCCGGAAAGAGCCCTGTGAGTTTTGCGAATCTTTCAACGTGCTGAAAACCGGCGAGCCTCATCACTGGGAATTCATAGGTCCGGAAGGCTCCATTATGGATGCCTACGACTTCCCCTTTGTAGACACCGACGGCTCCGTCCTCGTCCTTGAGGTCAATATCGACATCACCGAACGCAAGCGAGTAGAAGATGCTCTCAAACAGACACTCGCGGAACTGAGCAGGTCGAATGAGGACCTTCAGCAATTCGCTTATGTGGCTTCTCACGATTTACAGGAACCTTTGCGAACTGTAGCGAGCGCTCTGCAACTGTTTGAGAAAAAGCATAGAGGGAAATTCGACAAAGACTCCGATCAACTGATCGACTTTGCTGTTGATGGCGCAAGAAGGATGAGGGCCCTGATACAAGATCTTCTGGCATATTCCCGCCTTAACACTCGGGGGCAGGCGTTTGGACCTGTGGATATGAAGGAAGTCTTGAACCAGTCTATAAAGAATTTGAGAAGTCTCATAGAGGAGAAAGGTGCGGAAATAACCTGCAATCATATGCCAATACTTATGGGCGATCCGATTCAACTGATTCAGCTTCTGCAGAATCTTATCGGAAACGCCTTGAAATTCGGACCTGCCATATCGCCGAAGGTCCATGTGTCCGCACAACAAAATGGAAACGAATGGATATTTTCGGTAAAAGACAACGGGATAGGAATTCAACAAAAGTACTTTGAACGGATCTTCGTCATTTTTCAGCAGTTAAGCAAGAAGGGGCCTTTTCATGGGACGGGAATAGGACTGGCAGTAGTTAAGAAAATTGTGGAACGCCATCACGGGCGGGTTTGGGTGGAATCCGAAGTTGGGACCGGTTCCACCTTTTACTTTACTATTCCCGATCGTATGGAAAGATGA
- a CDS encoding ASKHA domain-containing protein, producing the protein MPLWLRQREREGDSLPTLTVKSEKEERRIPFSPGQSLREILDGADVRVRAGCRGTGACGLCLVRVEAGHVDEPKPNESTYLNEEQLTEGVRLACQVIPRQDLQIVILSPAPESDWRSLSSREGRCTARFAAFPLREKEKDTYGLAVDLGTTHISLSLLDLANGECLAGRYGPNPQMLFGSDVMTRLITASESSEQAEVMSRQIVKAIGEALWDISSREGIDLQRVKSIVLVGNTAMLALLSGRNYSQLLQPSHWTRAIDCLPSHTDAWAVAWNVHPNARIEVIPPLGGFVGSDLLAGVVTTRLTENGAGCLFIDFGTNSEIALWDGQALWVTSAAGGPAFEGSGIECGLPAESGAIYRVDEQQDGIFDFAVIGDGQARGICGSGLVDLIANLVKTDRLTNMGRFTSSIPGTGFALVGDKPGIFLTKNGVDVFQRAKAAIGTGIHVLLERANMDYKDLRRLCVGGAFGSFLNIANAQQIGLLPKIQPELVELCGNTALAGCADVMLSDIAARHLALLRNSLKIVNLSQCPNFDDIFLEHLYLQPSQGE; encoded by the coding sequence TTGCCGCTATGGTTGCGGCAACGAGAGAGAGAAGGTGATTCTCTGCCGACGCTGACCGTCAAATCGGAAAAAGAGGAGCGACGAATCCCATTCAGCCCGGGTCAGTCCCTGCGAGAGATCTTGGACGGGGCCGATGTTCGGGTTCGTGCGGGATGCAGAGGGACGGGGGCGTGCGGTCTGTGCCTCGTGCGGGTTGAAGCAGGTCATGTGGACGAACCCAAGCCAAATGAGAGTACATATCTCAATGAAGAACAACTTACCGAAGGCGTTCGGTTGGCCTGCCAGGTAATTCCCAGGCAAGATTTGCAGATTGTAATCCTTTCTCCCGCTCCTGAATCAGACTGGAGAAGCCTTTCCTCTAGAGAAGGACGATGTACCGCGCGTTTCGCTGCTTTCCCTTTGAGAGAGAAGGAAAAAGATACTTACGGCCTGGCAGTGGATCTGGGAACAACTCACATCAGTCTCTCTTTACTTGACCTTGCCAACGGTGAATGCCTGGCGGGGCGTTATGGCCCCAATCCGCAGATGCTTTTTGGTTCGGACGTTATGACCCGGCTGATCACCGCGTCCGAGTCCTCCGAGCAGGCGGAAGTTATGAGCCGACAAATCGTCAAAGCCATAGGGGAGGCACTGTGGGACATCTCCTCCAGAGAAGGAATCGACCTTCAACGGGTCAAGAGTATTGTCCTGGTGGGAAACACAGCGATGCTGGCGCTGCTATCGGGGCGAAATTACAGTCAGTTGCTTCAGCCAAGCCACTGGACGAGAGCCATTGATTGTTTGCCCAGCCATACGGATGCCTGGGCTGTGGCTTGGAACGTTCATCCCAACGCGAGGATAGAGGTCATACCGCCGTTGGGTGGCTTTGTAGGGTCTGATTTACTGGCGGGCGTTGTGACGACCCGTCTCACCGAAAACGGAGCCGGTTGCCTTTTCATTGATTTTGGTACCAATTCCGAGATAGCGTTATGGGACGGTCAAGCCTTGTGGGTGACTTCTGCCGCCGGAGGGCCTGCGTTCGAGGGAAGTGGCATTGAATGCGGACTTCCCGCGGAATCCGGGGCCATTTATCGCGTAGATGAACAACAAGATGGAATATTTGATTTTGCAGTCATCGGCGACGGTCAAGCGCGTGGCATCTGCGGTTCGGGATTGGTAGACCTTATTGCCAACCTGGTGAAGACGGACAGATTAACCAACATGGGCCGGTTCACATCGTCTATTCCTGGAACTGGATTTGCGCTCGTGGGAGACAAGCCGGGTATCTTTCTGACAAAAAATGGAGTAGATGTTTTTCAGCGAGCCAAAGCCGCGATTGGGACGGGAATACATGTCTTGCTTGAGCGGGCGAACATGGATTACAAAGATTTGCGGCGCCTTTGTGTTGGTGGGGCTTTCGGCAGTTTCCTAAATATTGCCAATGCCCAGCAGATAGGGTTATTGCCCAAAATACAACCAGAGCTTGTCGAACTCTGTGGAAACACGGCATTAGCCGGGTGCGCGGACGTTATGCTATCAGATATTGCTGCTCGACATCTGGCGCTCCTCAGAAATAGTCTAAAGATTGTTAATCTATCCCAGTGTCCTAATTTTGACGACATCTTCTTGGAGCATTTGTACCTCCAGCCATCGCAAGGAGAGTGA
- a CDS encoding uroporphyrinogen decarboxylase family protein: protein MNSIERIKAAVNFQPPDRVPVIGQVFGHAAVLAGVPVGEYVRSGELLARCQIQALKRYDYDAVFALMDASVETEAAGSVLTYRADQYPIVRTYALSDGTDLERLSVPDPRRAGRMPDLLKALGIMRQEVGDDVLVVGCVVGPMTVATQLLGIEAALYLAVDEPERFSRLLDYATEVALQFGISQIEAGAHLPLVFDPSSSEAVIPYQFFRDMVLPRLQRVFQTFKQAGAVANWLHIAGPTHGILPFYPQAGVDIANIDCEVNLLDARSALPQTCLDGNIKCLDFVQANPDAIAAESSRLIGLFADRRGFILSSGCEIPLESRPENIAAMVAATRERR from the coding sequence ATGAACAGCATCGAACGAATCAAGGCGGCGGTGAATTTCCAACCTCCGGATCGCGTGCCGGTGATCGGTCAGGTTTTCGGTCATGCTGCTGTCCTGGCAGGAGTCCCTGTGGGCGAATATGTCCGGAGTGGGGAACTGCTGGCGCGATGTCAGATTCAAGCGCTGAAACGCTACGATTACGACGCTGTCTTTGCTTTGATGGATGCAAGTGTTGAGACTGAGGCCGCGGGTTCTGTCCTGACCTATCGAGCAGACCAGTATCCAATAGTCAGGACCTACGCTCTTTCTGATGGGACTGACCTTGAACGGCTCTCGGTACCCGATCCTCGCCGAGCGGGGCGCATGCCGGATCTGCTGAAAGCGTTGGGCATTATGCGGCAAGAGGTAGGAGATGACGTGTTGGTAGTCGGTTGCGTGGTGGGACCGATGACCGTGGCGACCCAATTGCTTGGTATCGAAGCAGCCCTGTACCTGGCGGTGGATGAGCCTGAACGATTTTCCCGTTTGCTGGACTATGCCACGGAGGTCGCCCTTCAGTTCGGGATTTCACAGATCGAAGCAGGTGCACATCTGCCTCTGGTTTTCGACCCGTCCTCTTCGGAAGCGGTCATTCCGTACCAGTTCTTCCGCGACATGGTACTCCCTCGTCTCCAGAGAGTGTTCCAAACCTTCAAACAGGCGGGGGCTGTAGCCAACTGGCTCCATATTGCCGGGCCGACCCATGGCATCTTACCCTTTTATCCACAGGCCGGAGTGGACATCGCGAATATTGACTGCGAGGTTAATCTGCTGGATGCTCGGAGCGCCCTCCCTCAGACTTGCCTCGATGGCAACATAAAGTGCCTTGACTTCGTTCAGGCTAATCCTGACGCAATTGCTGCCGAGTCGTCCAGATTGATCGGCCTTTTTGCTGATCGAAGGGGCTTTATCTTGTCATCCGGCTGTGAAATTCCTCTGGAATCGAGGCCGGAAAACATTGCCGCTATGGTTGCGGCAACGAGAGAGAGAAGGTGA
- a CDS encoding cobalamin B12-binding domain-containing protein, with translation MKTPMDQLVKALLDGDQVQAIAEARRLRGTGVEDERIVTEGMEAAMQQLDGKCTMEQFNLLEIMLTGRAVMGVMKELYPAGATSLRTKGTVVMASPEGDVHDLGKNILKVLLMAKAYHVVDCGKDCPTDRLIEIAEREGARAVAVSGLISSLIPQVRQIRDEMRSQGLGHIKVMAGGAALKQASAESLNVDFVAQTAFDGARYLDRVVEGEQ, from the coding sequence ATGAAAACACCGATGGACCAACTGGTGAAGGCTTTGCTTGACGGCGACCAGGTTCAGGCGATTGCCGAAGCTAGAAGACTTCGTGGCACAGGAGTCGAAGACGAGCGGATAGTCACTGAGGGGATGGAAGCGGCGATGCAGCAATTGGACGGTAAGTGCACAATGGAGCAGTTCAACTTGCTGGAAATCATGCTTACCGGAAGGGCAGTGATGGGAGTCATGAAAGAGCTGTATCCTGCCGGCGCTACTTCACTTCGAACAAAGGGAACTGTTGTAATGGCGAGTCCGGAGGGGGACGTACACGACCTGGGGAAGAATATCCTGAAAGTCTTGTTGATGGCAAAAGCATACCATGTCGTGGACTGTGGCAAGGATTGCCCCACAGACAGACTGATCGAAATCGCGGAGCGAGAAGGCGCACGTGCTGTTGCGGTCAGCGGTTTGATATCCAGCCTGATCCCTCAGGTGAGACAGATCAGGGATGAAATGCGCAGCCAGGGACTCGGTCATATTAAGGTGATGGCGGGCGGGGCAGCGTTGAAGCAAGCCTCCGCCGAGAGCCTGAACGTTGATTTCGTCGCCCAAACCGCTTTCGATGGCGCACGATATCTTGATCGCGTTGTCGAAGGTGAACAATGA
- a CDS encoding FAD-dependent oxidoreductase, with protein sequence MSSHLLFPPGPGADRTRIVYEADGLKHESSAPCQLNCPAGIDIPSYIALIGQGKYEEAIEIIREDNPFPWVCGLVCPNPCESWCQRRYLDKALCIKDLKGLAAKMVLAGGQYKNPEPKNRFKEKIAVIGSGPAGLTAAYYLAIEGYGVTIFEALQHPGGMMVTGIPEYRLPRDLVNREIDAIKAMGVEIRVNTPVGGDLTLDHLRKEGFNAFFLGIGAWESSRLGIRGEQEFPQVIDVLTFLRDVSFGRKVKPGDRVAIIGGGNAAIDAARTCVRLGCSSVNVLYRRTRSEMPAHFEEIVQAAEEGVHFHQLTIPTAIVGTNGMVKAIECIMAGLGEPDETGRRRPVPLPDSEYDIPVDAVISAIGQRPHVADLPGLGNLELSRGQTIKAMPYSLQTSIRDVFAGGDAVTGPATVVQAIGAGKKAAQAIHCFLRGESLPLRTVPRPRRMVAPIRMTYQDKAFIQRQEIPLINLYRRMTSFDRVELGLDETAAQQEAKRCMRCDVCERCGKCVEVCAEVLREPAIRFYHAGENSLILKDYVHGLPHCIGCGTCVNICPTGALQMEEHGGERLLLMAGTIINRVRMQECEGCGKFFAPKVFLKQIGKRIQLPEYDHNERFCSDCKRVRHGLRMSGAAAQE encoded by the coding sequence ATGAGCTCACATTTATTGTTCCCTCCAGGTCCGGGAGCGGACAGAACGAGGATAGTGTATGAAGCTGATGGGCTGAAGCATGAATCATCAGCACCATGTCAACTGAATTGCCCCGCAGGTATCGATATTCCCTCGTACATTGCCCTCATAGGTCAGGGCAAATACGAGGAAGCTATAGAAATTATACGTGAAGACAATCCGTTCCCCTGGGTATGTGGACTCGTTTGCCCCAATCCCTGTGAATCCTGGTGCCAAAGACGCTATCTCGACAAAGCGCTCTGCATCAAGGATCTTAAAGGACTCGCTGCCAAAATGGTTTTGGCGGGGGGTCAGTACAAGAATCCCGAGCCAAAGAATCGCTTCAAAGAAAAAATTGCTGTCATAGGATCTGGTCCTGCCGGTTTAACAGCCGCCTATTATCTTGCCATAGAGGGATATGGAGTAACCATTTTTGAGGCACTTCAACATCCCGGCGGTATGATGGTGACAGGTATCCCGGAATATCGATTGCCCCGAGATCTGGTCAATCGCGAGATCGACGCGATAAAAGCAATGGGAGTGGAGATACGAGTCAACACCCCTGTTGGAGGCGACTTGACTTTGGACCACTTGAGAAAAGAAGGATTCAATGCCTTCTTCCTGGGTATCGGAGCATGGGAAAGCAGCCGACTCGGGATCCGTGGAGAACAGGAATTTCCTCAAGTGATCGATGTGTTGACGTTTCTCAGGGACGTTTCTTTCGGCCGGAAAGTGAAGCCGGGGGACAGAGTTGCAATTATCGGCGGAGGAAACGCTGCAATTGACGCAGCGAGAACCTGTGTGCGACTGGGGTGCTCTTCGGTGAACGTTCTGTACAGAAGAACACGATCGGAGATGCCGGCCCATTTTGAGGAAATAGTGCAGGCGGCCGAGGAAGGAGTGCATTTTCATCAGCTCACTATCCCAACTGCAATAGTTGGTACAAACGGAATGGTGAAAGCAATCGAATGCATCATGGCAGGACTCGGGGAACCTGACGAAACAGGCCGTAGAAGACCTGTACCTCTGCCCGATTCGGAATACGACATTCCGGTGGATGCGGTGATATCTGCCATAGGTCAGAGACCGCATGTGGCAGACCTTCCCGGATTGGGCAATCTGGAATTATCCAGAGGACAAACGATCAAGGCAATGCCGTATTCCCTTCAGACCAGTATTCGCGACGTGTTCGCCGGTGGAGATGCCGTGACCGGTCCAGCTACTGTCGTTCAGGCAATCGGAGCCGGCAAGAAGGCTGCACAAGCCATTCATTGTTTTCTCAGAGGCGAATCGCTCCCGCTACGGACTGTTCCTCGTCCTCGCCGTATGGTTGCTCCCATACGTATGACGTATCAGGACAAAGCTTTCATTCAGCGCCAGGAAATACCGCTCATAAACTTGTACCGCAGGATGACTTCTTTCGATCGTGTCGAGCTCGGTCTGGATGAGACCGCTGCACAGCAGGAAGCAAAGCGGTGTATGCGCTGTGATGTGTGCGAACGTTGCGGAAAGTGCGTCGAAGTATGTGCGGAGGTTCTCAGGGAACCTGCGATCAGATTTTATCATGCAGGTGAGAATTCTCTCATTCTTAAGGACTACGTTCACGGTCTACCCCATTGCATCGGATGCGGCACGTGCGTCAACATCTGTCCGACCGGTGCTCTCCAAATGGAAGAACATGGCGGCGAACGCCTGTTGCTGATGGCGGGAACCATCATCAACAGAGTGAGGATGCAGGAGTGCGAGGGATGCGGAAAGTTTTTTGCCCCTAAAGTATTCCTTAAACAGATTGGTAAGAGAATCCAATTGCCCGAATATGACCACAACGAACGTTTCTGCTCCGACTGCAAAAGGGTACGGCACGGACTGAGAATGTCCGGCGCAGCAGCTCAAGAATAA
- a CDS encoding polysaccharide biosynthesis/export family protein, with amino-acid sequence MYNYKRLSRITHVAMVGILCILLSSCIGLMPSPFRPSPGPQKTPQVTDLAEAFDIVCRNYRLGPDDQLSLLFQPQWSVPPGSFKLDTLDQIKVKFILDPQLNEDVIIRPDGMITLQAIGDVRAAGLSPQELAKRIEEKFLETNIFSKDDARGELKDYQLVTVHVVSFYEKVNKLVQSLTTLTAGSQKQIVVKPDGTIDLPLLKDRVMCAGYTVREVENTVNRLYRESVLEHAVASLSLQQANSRRVYIMGEVRNPGAYQVTQPITALHALALAGGHISDSADLTSVILISKNIYGKPIGRRLDLKKILDVGDMSSAILVKPYDVLFVPKTYVRDLRIFMEQYITTISEFTNLVNTLGGTSTSN; translated from the coding sequence ATGTATAATTACAAGAGGTTATCACGAATTACTCATGTTGCGATGGTAGGCATCCTTTGCATTCTGCTGTCGAGTTGCATCGGTCTCATGCCATCGCCATTCAGACCTTCCCCGGGCCCACAAAAGACTCCCCAAGTAACCGATCTCGCAGAAGCGTTTGATATTGTATGCAGAAATTATCGGCTCGGACCGGACGATCAACTATCACTTCTCTTTCAGCCGCAATGGAGTGTTCCACCCGGAAGCTTCAAACTGGACACACTGGATCAGATCAAAGTTAAGTTCATTTTGGACCCGCAACTGAATGAAGATGTGATTATTCGACCTGACGGCATGATCACTCTTCAAGCCATAGGAGATGTTCGCGCAGCAGGGCTGTCGCCCCAGGAACTGGCAAAACGCATTGAAGAGAAGTTTCTGGAAACCAATATTTTTAGCAAGGACGATGCCCGAGGAGAACTCAAGGATTATCAGCTCGTGACCGTCCATGTGGTGAGTTTCTATGAAAAAGTGAATAAGCTGGTTCAATCGCTTACTACTCTCACAGCCGGCAGTCAAAAGCAGATTGTAGTCAAACCTGATGGAACCATTGATTTGCCTCTCCTGAAGGATCGGGTGATGTGTGCAGGTTACACTGTCAGGGAAGTCGAGAATACGGTAAATCGTCTGTACAGGGAGAGTGTCCTGGAACACGCCGTTGCATCTCTTTCTCTTCAGCAGGCAAATTCGAGACGGGTGTACATCATGGGTGAAGTCCGTAACCCCGGTGCTTATCAGGTTACTCAGCCGATCACTGCGCTCCATGCTTTGGCTCTTGCAGGGGGGCATATTTCGGATTCAGCCGATCTCACCAGCGTAATCCTTATTTCAAAGAATATATATGGCAAGCCAATTGGAAGGCGTCTCGATTTAAAGAAAATTCTTGATGTCGGCGATATGAGTTCGGCAATTTTGGTTAAGCCGTACGATGTGCTCTTTGTTCCAAAGACGTATGTTCGAGACCTGCGTATCTTCATGGAACAGTATATCACAACGATTTCAGAGTTCACTAATCTTGTGAATACCTTAGGCGGTACCAGTACAAGCAATTGA
- a CDS encoding MBL fold metallo-hydrolase: MVIRGNKEDSLLLQMSLFGKRMEIKAYLICMLGIAMVSGIGLDSDAESGYLRSHHTENGFRNIDSGNSRGFIDFLKWQWERFRSNRPNREPPQFQLYRNNPASLKSNNTRPSITWIGHATVLMQLNGKNILTDPQFSERASPVQFAGPKRVIQPGIALEDLPPIDFVLISHDHYDSLDTESVKRLRRRHNGADTVFFVPLGLKKWFHDVGVTNVIEMDWWDTRIVDHLEIICVPVHHWSQRVPFVRNKTLWSGWVVRDESFKFLFSGDSGYTPLFKEIGKRLGPFDLAAIPIGAYEPRWFMGPHHISPEEAVQVHQDVRSKKSVGIHWGTFVLSDEPLDEPPRKLEEAKKEKGIRSDEFIVLQHGETLWL, translated from the coding sequence GTGGTAATCAGAGGAAATAAAGAAGATTCCTTGCTGCTGCAGATGTCCTTGTTTGGCAAGAGAATGGAAATAAAGGCTTATTTGATATGCATGCTTGGCATAGCGATGGTATCGGGCATCGGTTTGGATTCAGATGCAGAATCCGGATACTTGCGGTCTCATCACACGGAGAACGGGTTCAGAAACATCGACAGCGGAAATTCCAGGGGGTTCATTGATTTCTTGAAATGGCAATGGGAACGATTCAGATCGAATCGCCCCAATCGGGAACCACCTCAATTTCAATTGTATCGTAATAATCCTGCTTCGCTGAAATCCAATAACACGAGACCGTCTATCACCTGGATAGGTCACGCCACAGTCCTGATGCAATTAAACGGAAAGAATATCCTTACCGATCCTCAATTCTCCGAACGCGCTTCTCCGGTGCAATTTGCCGGCCCCAAAAGGGTGATTCAACCGGGGATTGCACTGGAGGATCTACCTCCTATAGATTTTGTTCTCATTTCCCACGATCATTACGATTCTCTCGATACTGAATCGGTGAAACGCCTTCGCCGGAGACACAACGGTGCAGACACAGTGTTCTTTGTGCCCCTGGGCCTCAAGAAATGGTTTCATGATGTGGGAGTGACGAACGTCATAGAGATGGATTGGTGGGACACGCGAATCGTGGATCATCTCGAGATCATTTGCGTTCCGGTTCACCACTGGAGCCAGCGAGTTCCTTTCGTGCGAAATAAAACACTTTGGTCGGGCTGGGTTGTGAGAGATGAAAGTTTCAAGTTTCTCTTTTCAGGCGATTCAGGGTACACGCCTTTGTTCAAAGAAATAGGCAAGAGACTCGGCCCTTTCGATCTGGCTGCAATTCCCATAGGAGCGTACGAACCTCGTTGGTTCATGGGGCCTCACCATATTTCTCCTGAAGAGGCTGTACAGGTACACCAGGATGTGAGATCCAAGAAGTCTGTGGGAATTCACTGGGGTACGTTTGTGCTCAGCGACGAGCCCCTGGATGAGCCGCCTCGAAAATTAGAGGAAGCCAAGAAAGAAAAAGGAATCAGATCCGACGAATTCATCGTGTTACAGCATGGAGAAACCTTGTGGTTATAA